A region from the Candidatus Limnocylindrales bacterium genome encodes:
- a CDS encoding ATP-binding protein yields the protein MALASLRATVYVDARGAAARARAAAFPRRRRQCMRRSERPATEMERESRSQSPSAHADRSRVQELRLAAELSTLFIRTPSADVDRAVAHAVERIGHFYGADLVAMFDIPEDRRAGRLRHVWQSATSVERRHGKPVRDLPLQAFDWLLAKLDDDIPFCSGDVSEAPDRFDPANWLTSRQLRAVMAVPIALGGRLSCFLALLAHEPRPRWTRQAVATVKIFGEMFAGALDRKAADAERQRADAAMRLIAGLSADLVNLPSDDIDAAVDSVLARVGDFLDADGCAVYRSNDTHTRAQLVHVWSPEYEQRRGEYEVVALERLAPAYGELRAGRTAAVADTASLDDSAGAFRAILAPFAVRSIILVPIMLEGSTVGFAGYVWMRRTRQDLMTFEPMLRLLGQLIVNAQERKRADQELRRLNATLEERVEERTAQLQSINRELGAFSYSVSHDLRAPLRAINGYTQILRDEHAWAMSEPARGLLEDVCRTTRRMGELIDALLGLSRISRAEFEPEPVDFATIALETLQRLQREHPSRHVSWKVDQGLKAIGEPRLLRIAMENLLDNAWKFTSKRPAAHIEVGKAERDGRALFFVRDDGAGFDPRHASKLFGTFQRLHHATEFEGHGVGLASVQRIVRLHGGEIWAEGAVDRGATFWFGLGGKP from the coding sequence ATGGCTCTGGCATCGCTGCGCGCAACGGTGTACGTCGATGCAAGGGGAGCGGCGGCACGAGCTCGCGCCGCCGCCTTTCCCCGCCGCAGACGCCAGTGCATGCGGCGTTCGGAGCGCCCCGCCACCGAGATGGAACGCGAATCGCGCAGCCAGAGCCCGAGCGCGCACGCCGATCGTTCGCGCGTCCAGGAACTGCGCCTTGCTGCGGAGCTGTCGACGCTGTTCATCCGCACCCCGTCGGCCGACGTCGATCGTGCCGTCGCGCATGCGGTCGAGCGCATCGGCCATTTCTACGGCGCCGATCTGGTCGCGATGTTCGACATTCCCGAGGACCGACGGGCGGGACGTCTGCGTCACGTGTGGCAGAGCGCGACCTCCGTGGAGCGGCGGCACGGGAAGCCGGTGCGCGACCTGCCGCTGCAGGCGTTCGACTGGCTGCTCGCCAAGCTCGATGACGACATACCGTTCTGCTCCGGTGACGTCTCCGAGGCGCCGGACCGGTTCGACCCGGCAAACTGGCTGACCTCCCGCCAGCTGCGTGCCGTCATGGCCGTGCCGATCGCGCTCGGCGGCCGCCTGTCGTGCTTCCTGGCGCTGCTGGCACACGAGCCGCGGCCGCGATGGACGCGACAGGCCGTGGCGACCGTCAAGATTTTCGGCGAAATGTTCGCCGGTGCGCTCGATCGCAAGGCGGCCGACGCCGAGCGCCAGCGTGCCGACGCCGCCATGCGGCTCATCGCCGGCCTCTCCGCCGACCTCGTCAATCTTCCCAGCGACGACATCGACGCCGCCGTCGACTCCGTCCTCGCGCGTGTCGGCGATTTTCTGGACGCGGACGGCTGCGCCGTCTACCGCTCCAACGACACGCATACGCGCGCGCAGCTCGTGCACGTCTGGAGTCCCGAATACGAGCAACGTCGCGGTGAGTACGAAGTCGTGGCGCTCGAACGGCTGGCGCCGGCCTATGGGGAGCTGCGCGCCGGGCGCACGGCGGCCGTTGCCGACACCGCCTCCCTCGACGACAGCGCCGGAGCCTTTCGCGCGATTCTGGCCCCGTTCGCGGTCCGGTCGATCATCCTGGTGCCGATCATGCTGGAGGGCAGCACCGTCGGCTTCGCCGGCTACGTCTGGATGCGCCGCACTCGTCAGGACCTGATGACGTTCGAGCCGATGCTGCGCCTGCTCGGACAGCTCATCGTCAATGCGCAGGAGCGAAAGCGGGCGGACCAGGAGCTTCGCCGCCTCAATGCCACGCTCGAAGAACGCGTCGAGGAGCGCACGGCGCAGCTGCAGAGCATCAACCGTGAGCTCGGCGCCTTCAGCTACTCGGTCTCGCACGACCTGCGCGCGCCGCTCCGCGCGATCAACGGGTACACGCAGATCCTGCGCGACGAGCACGCCTGGGCCATGAGCGAGCCGGCGCGCGGGCTGCTCGAGGACGTCTGTCGCACCACGCGACGGATGGGCGAGCTCATCGACGCGCTGCTCGGGCTGTCGCGCATCTCGCGCGCCGAGTTCGAGCCCGAGCCCGTGGACTTCGCCACCATCGCCCTGGAGACGCTCCAGCGCCTTCAGCGCGAGCACCCGAGTCGCCACGTGTCATGGAAGGTGGATCAGGGACTGAAAGCGATCGGCGAGCCGCGCCTGCTTCGGATCGCGATGGAGAACCTGCTCGACAACGCGTGGAAGTTCACTAGCAAGCGCCCGGCCGCGCACATCGAGGTCGGAAAGGCCGAGCGCGACGGCCGCGCGCTCTTCTTCGTGCGCGACGACGGCGCGGGCTTCGATCCCCGCCATGCCAGCAAGCTGTTCGGAACGTTCCAGCGCCTGCATCACGCCACCGAGTTCGAGGGGCACGGCGTGGGCCTGGCCTCCGTGCAGCGCATCGTGCGGCTGCACGGCGGCGAGATCTGGGCGGAGGGTGCGGTGGATCGCGGGGCTACGTTCTGGTTCGGGCTGGGCGGCAAGCCGTAA
- a CDS encoding choice-of-anchor Q domain-containing protein, with protein MPIRRIPLAAAATLIAAVAAFATGPMAAPAHALAATYHVATTGSDATGDGSPATPWATITHALDNAVDDSLILVAPGTYFGVVQLRGRFETGVTVRSSTPYQARLRYDASVVRCYYGKGITLEGFDISHDGPGAGALLMQVSDVIDDPAGIERVENIVVRNNIFHDSYNNDLLKINDNARAVQVLGNMFYNQAGSDEHIDINSVSDVLVEGNVFFNDFAGSGRSDTDTSSYVVIKDSNANSDGRLGSEDVTVRRNVFLHWEGSSGQGFVRVGEDGTANFEAVGVLIENNLMLGNNAMQIRSPLQFQGVKDVTARANTIVGDMPAKEYGFRIVTVGDSPASDGIHIHNNIWSDPSGTMGDTFNRGGATVNLTFDNNLYWNDGNAFPTSSESIVEVADDAGAVVGDPLLPDPDMAPLPRWNPASGTFADGSTTIQQVFENLVLSHGVPAAGSAAIGAADPANMPADDILGQLRSEGGAPDIGAFEKPSCQGAGNGTACNDGNACTGNDQCLDGECVGDAGAMNGVACDDGNSCTGNDACSGGVCAGNASAADGMACDDGDPCSHDDVCAAGTCAASPQPKSGCTEAGSGGLDLRDRILWTWKGASSLSELGDPTSQTSYRLCIYDTTANVHSVAATTSAPAGGTCAARACWRSRTGRGYQYADRDATPEGLSKLKLTVGATGQASIKLLARGPLLELPALPLSQESHVVAQLLTSDAGCWQTTLPAPAVVNDASRFRDSR; from the coding sequence ATGCCTATACGACGTATCCCGCTCGCAGCCGCGGCGACGCTGATCGCCGCCGTCGCCGCTTTCGCCACTGGTCCGATGGCCGCCCCTGCGCATGCCCTGGCCGCGACCTACCACGTCGCCACCACGGGAAGCGACGCGACCGGCGACGGCTCGCCGGCCACCCCATGGGCCACCATCACGCACGCTCTCGACAACGCGGTCGACGACAGCCTGATCCTGGTGGCGCCGGGCACGTACTTCGGAGTGGTGCAGCTGCGCGGCCGCTTCGAAACCGGCGTGACCGTGCGCTCCTCGACGCCGTACCAGGCGCGCCTTCGCTACGACGCCAGCGTGGTGCGCTGCTACTACGGCAAGGGCATCACGCTCGAAGGCTTCGACATCTCGCACGACGGCCCCGGCGCGGGCGCGCTCCTGATGCAGGTCTCCGACGTCATCGACGATCCCGCCGGCATCGAGCGCGTGGAGAACATCGTCGTCCGCAACAACATCTTCCACGACAGCTACAACAATGATCTGCTGAAGATCAACGACAACGCCCGCGCCGTGCAGGTTCTGGGCAACATGTTCTACAACCAGGCCGGCTCCGACGAGCACATCGACATCAACAGCGTCTCGGACGTGCTGGTGGAGGGCAACGTCTTCTTCAACGACTTCGCCGGCAGCGGGCGCAGCGACACCGACACCTCCAGCTACGTCGTCATCAAGGACAGCAACGCCAATTCCGACGGCCGCCTGGGCTCGGAGGACGTCACGGTGCGGCGCAACGTGTTCCTGCACTGGGAGGGCAGCAGCGGGCAGGGCTTCGTGCGCGTGGGCGAGGACGGCACCGCCAACTTCGAGGCCGTCGGCGTGCTGATCGAGAACAACCTGATGCTCGGCAACAACGCGATGCAGATCCGCTCGCCGCTGCAGTTCCAGGGAGTCAAGGACGTCACCGCGCGCGCCAACACCATCGTCGGCGACATGCCGGCCAAGGAGTACGGGTTTCGCATCGTCACCGTCGGCGACTCGCCGGCCAGCGACGGCATCCACATCCACAACAACATCTGGTCCGATCCCAGCGGCACGATGGGCGACACGTTCAATCGCGGCGGCGCCACCGTGAACCTCACCTTTGACAACAACCTTTACTGGAACGACGGCAACGCCTTCCCGACCTCCAGCGAGTCCATCGTCGAGGTAGCGGATGACGCGGGCGCGGTCGTCGGCGACCCGCTGCTGCCGGATCCGGACATGGCGCCGCTACCGCGCTGGAACCCGGCGTCCGGCACGTTCGCCGATGGATCGACCACGATCCAGCAGGTCTTCGAGAACCTGGTGCTGAGCCACGGCGTGCCCGCTGCCGGCAGCGCGGCGATCGGCGCGGCGGATCCGGCCAACATGCCGGCAGACGACATTCTCGGTCAGCTGCGCAGCGAAGGCGGCGCACCCGACATCGGCGCGTTCGAGAAGCCGTCCTGCCAGGGTGCCGGCAATGGAACCGCCTGCAACGACGGCAACGCATGCACCGGCAACGATCAATGCCTGGACGGCGAGTGCGTCGGCGACGCCGGTGCGATGAACGGCGTCGCCTGCGACGACGGCAATTCGTGCACCGGCAACGATGCGTGCAGCGGCGGTGTCTGCGCCGGCAACGCTTCGGCCGCCGACGGCATGGCATGCGACGACGGCGATCCCTGCAGCCACGATGACGTCTGCGCTGCCGGCACGTGCGCGGCCTCGCCGCAGCCGAAGTCGGGCTGCACCGAAGCCGGCAGCGGCGGGCTGGACCTGCGCGACCGCATCCTCTGGACATGGAAGGGCGCGTCTTCGCTGAGCGAGCTCGGCGACCCGACCAGCCAGACGAGCTACCGGCTGTGCATCTACGACACCACGGCGAACGTGCACTCGGTGGCCGCGACCACGTCTGCACCGGCCGGCGGCACCTGCGCCGCGCGGGCGTGCTGGCGCTCCCGCACCGGCAGGGGCTACCAGTACGCCGATCGCGACGCCACGCCCGAAGGCCTCTCCAAGCTCAAGCTGACGGTAGGCGCGACGGGCCAGGCCTCCATCAAGCTTCTTGCACGCGGGCCGCTGCTGGAGCTTCCGGCGCTGCCTCTGTCGCAGGAATCGCACGTCGTGGCGCAGCTGCTGACATCGGATGCCGGGTGCTGGCAGACCACGCTGCCGGCGCCGGCCGTCGTCAACGATGCGAGCCGCTTTCGGGATTCGCGCTGA
- a CDS encoding NADH-quinone oxidoreductase subunit M — protein sequence MRLLSLLVWTPAIGALLVSALPREAETLMRRVAVAVSLVPLALAFWIWRLFDPSRGDFQLLETLPWLPSLGAGYRLGIDGISLLLILLTVVLTPLVLISAADSVHKRVKGYLVSMLLLETTMLGTLVAIDALLFYVFWEMMLIPMYLIIGVWGGERRMYASIKFILFTMVGSLPMLAAIIYVGLQHAEAAGSLSFALTDLYGTELSERAAQLCFLAFFVAFAVKVPMWPLHTWLPDAHVEAPTGGSVILAGVLLKMGTYGFLRFVIPLFPEVMVGAAYWIGVLAVVGIVYGALVAMVQPDMKKLVAYSSVSHLGFVMLGLASLTTVGVEGAVYQMLNHGVSTGALFLLVGVVYERRHTRLIAEYGGLWRVMPVYAVCFLVVMLSSIGLPGLNGFVGEFLILMGGFRFDKVLGAIAASGVVLGAAYMLWMYQRVMFGPVTNSANESMPDMSRRELGVIAPLIALAVLMGVYPAPFFDMMRASVETTLAHATQTSAFARAHGAGACADVPSAAASDGGACEIGTGGAAMPAAASSVPAAERAQPGRPTAAGPRPSMLHFSSGAKPSHAPGQHGTTVHGNSDLSDPNAAIEKLRRRLEELKAAEKAQQQEAH from the coding sequence ATGCGGCTGCTGAGCCTGCTGGTTTGGACGCCGGCCATCGGCGCGCTCCTGGTCTCGGCGCTTCCCCGGGAAGCCGAGACGCTCATGCGCCGCGTGGCCGTAGCCGTGTCGCTGGTGCCGCTGGCGCTCGCGTTCTGGATCTGGCGCCTGTTCGACCCGTCGCGCGGCGACTTCCAGCTTCTCGAGACGCTGCCGTGGCTGCCTTCGCTCGGCGCGGGCTACCGCCTCGGCATCGACGGCATCTCGCTCCTGCTGATCTTGCTCACTGTGGTGCTGACGCCGCTGGTGCTGATCTCGGCCGCCGACTCGGTGCACAAGCGCGTCAAGGGCTATCTCGTCTCGATGCTGCTGCTGGAGACGACGATGCTGGGCACGCTCGTCGCGATCGACGCACTGCTCTTCTACGTGTTCTGGGAGATGATGCTCATCCCGATGTACCTGATCATCGGGGTCTGGGGCGGCGAGCGGCGCATGTATGCGTCGATCAAGTTCATCCTGTTCACCATGGTCGGCAGCCTACCGATGCTTGCCGCGATCATCTACGTCGGGCTCCAGCACGCCGAGGCTGCCGGCAGCCTCAGCTTCGCGCTGACCGACCTGTACGGCACCGAGCTGTCGGAGCGAGCCGCGCAGCTGTGCTTCCTCGCCTTCTTCGTCGCCTTCGCGGTCAAGGTTCCGATGTGGCCGCTGCACACCTGGCTGCCCGACGCGCACGTGGAGGCTCCCACCGGCGGCTCGGTCATCCTGGCCGGCGTGCTGCTGAAGATGGGCACCTACGGCTTCCTGCGCTTCGTCATCCCGCTGTTCCCCGAGGTGATGGTGGGCGCGGCCTACTGGATCGGCGTCCTGGCGGTGGTCGGCATCGTCTACGGCGCCCTGGTGGCGATGGTGCAGCCGGACATGAAGAAGCTGGTGGCCTACTCCTCGGTCAGCCATCTCGGATTCGTGATGCTGGGCCTGGCCTCGCTGACCACCGTCGGCGTCGAAGGCGCCGTCTACCAGATGCTCAACCACGGCGTCTCCACCGGCGCGCTCTTCCTGCTGGTGGGCGTCGTCTACGAACGCCGGCACACGCGCCTGATCGCCGAGTACGGCGGGCTGTGGCGGGTGATGCCCGTCTACGCCGTCTGCTTTCTCGTCGTCATGCTGTCTTCGATCGGGCTGCCGGGGCTGAACGGGTTCGTCGGCGAGTTCCTGATCCTGATGGGCGGCTTCCGCTTCGACAAGGTGCTCGGCGCGATCGCCGCCAGCGGCGTCGTGCTCGGGGCGGCCTACATGCTGTGGATGTACCAGCGCGTGATGTTCGGACCGGTCACCAACAGCGCCAACGAATCGATGCCCGACATGTCGCGGCGCGAGCTCGGCGTGATCGCGCCGCTGATCGCGCTTGCGGTCCTCATGGGCGTCTACCCGGCGCCGTTCTTCGACATGATGCGGGCCTCGGTCGAGACCACGCTGGCGCACGCCACGCAGACCTCGGCGTTTGCCAGGGCGCACGGCGCCGGCGCCTGCGCCGACGTTCCCAGCGCCGCCGCCAGCGACGGCGGCGCGTGCGAGATCGGCACGGGCGGTGCCGCCATGCCCGCTGCCGCCAGTTCGGTGCCGGCCGCCGAGCGCGCGCAGCCCGGCCGTCCGACAGCCGCCGGCCCGCGCCCGTCGATGCTGCACTTTTCGAGCGGCGCAAAGCCCTCGCACGCGCCGGGCCAGCACGGCACGACCGTGCACGGCAACAGCGATCTGTCCGACCCGAACGCCGCCATCGAGAAGCTGCGCAGGCGCCTCGAAGAGCTGAAGGCTGCCGAAAAGGCTCAGCAGCAGGAGGCCCACTGA
- a CDS encoding NADH-quinone oxidoreductase subunit N: protein MPQALTPIIPLLVACGWATLVLLVEAFSSSRRFVGVAWLTAIGLAVVAALSMQPLAANVVYGNALALDGYATYFNILACVIGIGSVLLSVDYLADAGIVQGEYYPLMFFAVAGVVVMAAATDLIVMFIGLETMSMAVYVLAGALKSQMRSNEASLKYFLLGAFASALLLYGIALLYVMTGTTVLGGIHSALSSGSLTGTDHLVVVLGMGLVLIGLGFKIAAVPFHLWAPDVYEGAPTSVTAFMATAVKAGGFAALLRTAMVALAPLHEQMVPILWIAAAVTMTVGNLVALRQASLKRMLAYSSIAHTGYLLVGVTAGTSEAGAAVLFYLAGYAAMNLAAFGIMCAVARRGQPREAISDYAGLGQTNPMLAVAMTVAMLSLTGIPPLGGFIGKLYVFTAALDAGLFWLVGIAVFNSVISAAYYLGVVRTMYFDPPAGAVEARPYAAVIVVAATVATVLLGVAPAPVLSAAARAFENVALGG, encoded by the coding sequence ATGCCGCAGGCGCTGACTCCGATCATCCCGCTGCTCGTCGCCTGCGGCTGGGCAACGCTGGTCCTGCTTGTCGAGGCATTCTCGAGCAGCCGCCGCTTCGTCGGCGTCGCTTGGCTGACGGCGATCGGGCTAGCGGTCGTCGCGGCCCTCTCGATGCAGCCGCTCGCGGCAAATGTCGTCTACGGCAACGCGCTGGCGCTGGACGGCTACGCCACCTACTTCAACATTCTGGCGTGCGTGATCGGCATCGGTTCGGTGCTGCTGTCGGTCGACTATCTCGCCGACGCCGGAATCGTGCAGGGCGAGTACTACCCGCTGATGTTCTTCGCGGTGGCGGGCGTCGTCGTGATGGCCGCGGCCACCGACCTGATCGTGATGTTCATCGGCCTGGAGACCATGTCGATGGCCGTCTACGTGCTGGCGGGCGCGCTCAAGAGCCAGATGCGCTCCAACGAGGCCTCGCTCAAGTACTTTCTGCTCGGCGCCTTCGCCTCCGCCCTGTTGCTCTACGGCATTGCGCTGCTCTACGTGATGACCGGCACGACTGTGCTCGGCGGCATCCACTCGGCGCTCTCCTCGGGCAGCCTCACCGGCACCGATCATCTGGTGGTGGTGCTCGGCATGGGGCTGGTGCTGATCGGCCTCGGCTTCAAGATCGCAGCCGTGCCTTTTCATCTGTGGGCGCCCGACGTCTACGAGGGCGCGCCGACTTCGGTCACCGCGTTCATGGCAACGGCCGTCAAGGCCGGCGGCTTTGCAGCACTGCTGCGCACGGCGATGGTCGCTCTGGCGCCGCTGCACGAGCAGATGGTGCCGATCCTGTGGATCGCCGCCGCGGTGACGATGACGGTCGGCAATCTGGTGGCGCTGCGGCAGGCGAGCCTCAAGCGCATGCTCGCGTATTCCTCAATCGCGCACACCGGCTATCTGCTGGTCGGAGTGACGGCCGGAACGAGCGAGGCCGGCGCGGCGGTGCTGTTCTATCTGGCCGGCTATGCCGCCATGAACCTGGCCGCCTTCGGCATCATGTGCGCCGTCGCGCGCCGCGGGCAGCCGCGCGAGGCGATCTCCGACTACGCCGGCCTCGGCCAGACCAATCCGATGCTGGCCGTGGCGATGACCGTCGCGATGCTGTCGCTGACCGGCATCCCGCCGCTCGGCGGCTTCATCGGCAAGCTCTACGTCTTTACCGCGGCGCTCGATGCCGGGCTGTTCTGGCTGGTGGGCATCGCCGTCTTCAACAGCGTGATCTCGGCGGCCTACTACCTCGGCGTCGTGCGCACGATGTACTTCGATCCGCCCGCCGGCGCGGTCGAAGCGCGGCCGTATGCGGCCGTGATCGTGGTCGCGGCCACCGTGGCCACGGTGCTGCTCGGCGTGGCGCCGGCGCCGGTGCTGAGTGCGGCCGCGCGGGCGTTCGAGAACGTGGCGCTCGGCGGGTGA